A window of Planctomycetaceae bacterium contains these coding sequences:
- the lysS gene encoding lysine--tRNA ligase, with the protein MTAPQKPDRFELARLEKLEKIESLGQDPWGQRFDNHTGIATAREQVPAEAGVNGPTVRIAGRIMLRRKAGKLRFYDIKDQTGRIQLLFSRGDLSDQQWELMGALDLGDLIGIDGTTWRTDAGEPSVKVSELTVLCKSLAQPPEKFHSVQDVETLLRQRYLDLIYNDGVLDRMLQRSAIIDSVRQTLRGEKFNEVETPVLHAVAGGAAARPFITHHNTLDMELYLRIALELHLKRLMVGGIERVFEIGRVFRNEGVDATHNPEFTMIEIYQAYGDYRSMMDLTEKIVTNAAKAIRDSLIIPWGEEGDSVDLTPPWPRRTYADLFLEHAGCDMTNASAVEAKARSLGIDTTGMHPDVVVSEVFEATVEDNLKGPIFVIDYPAAICPLTKRKQDNPAIAERFELFVRGMELANAYTELNDPRLQEKLFLTQLEGQDEEDSMAKMDHDFVKALKVGMPPAGGLGIGIDRLVMLLTNSRSIRDIIFFPLLRHENEGGKDKQEDKKQD; encoded by the coding sequence ATGACGGCGCCACAGAAACCGGATCGATTCGAACTTGCACGACTTGAGAAGCTCGAAAAAATCGAGTCTCTTGGCCAGGATCCGTGGGGACAGCGATTCGACAACCACACAGGGATCGCAACGGCGAGAGAGCAGGTTCCCGCCGAAGCGGGCGTCAACGGCCCCACCGTGCGAATTGCCGGCCGCATCATGTTGCGTCGTAAGGCTGGCAAGCTTCGGTTTTACGATATCAAGGATCAGACGGGACGCATTCAGCTGCTGTTCTCCCGCGGCGACCTGAGCGACCAGCAATGGGAACTGATGGGCGCGCTGGATCTGGGTGACCTGATCGGGATCGATGGTACAACCTGGCGAACTGATGCGGGTGAACCGTCGGTTAAGGTCTCGGAATTGACCGTGTTATGTAAATCACTGGCTCAGCCGCCGGAGAAGTTCCATTCGGTCCAGGATGTTGAAACACTTCTCCGCCAGCGGTATCTGGACCTCATCTACAACGACGGTGTCCTGGATCGAATGCTGCAACGTTCTGCAATCATCGATTCAGTTCGTCAGACACTTCGCGGTGAAAAGTTCAATGAGGTTGAAACGCCTGTGTTACACGCCGTGGCCGGAGGAGCTGCGGCAAGGCCCTTCATCACGCACCATAACACGCTGGATATGGAGCTTTATCTTCGGATCGCACTTGAACTGCATCTGAAGCGGTTGATGGTTGGCGGCATCGAGCGGGTCTTTGAGATTGGTCGCGTTTTTCGAAACGAAGGCGTGGACGCGACGCATAATCCCGAATTCACGATGATTGAGATCTACCAGGCTTATGGAGATTATCGGTCAATGATGGATCTGACCGAAAAGATCGTCACGAATGCGGCCAAAGCAATCAGAGATTCGCTGATCATACCATGGGGTGAAGAGGGCGACTCTGTGGATTTGACACCTCCCTGGCCTCGACGAACCTACGCCGACCTGTTTCTGGAACATGCAGGCTGCGACATGACAAATGCCAGCGCTGTAGAAGCCAAAGCCCGATCGCTGGGGATCGACACAACCGGAATGCACCCGGATGTCGTTGTGAGCGAAGTGTTCGAAGCCACGGTGGAAGACAATCTGAAGGGTCCCATCTTTGTAATTGACTACCCGGCAGCCATTTGTCCGCTGACCAAGCGAAAGCAGGACAATCCGGCCATTGCCGAACGCTTCGAACTGTTTGTGCGGGGGATGGAACTGGCAAACGCCTACACAGAACTCAACGATCCTCGACTGCAGGAAAAACTGTTCCTGACTCAACTGGAAGGTCAGGATGAAGAAGATTCGATGGCAAAAATGGACCACGACTTCGTCAAAGCATTAAAAGTAGGGATGCCTCCAGCGGGTGGACTGGGAATTGGAATCGACCGTCTGGTGATGTTGCTGACGAACAGCCGCAGCATCCGCGATATCATTTTCTTCCCGCTTCTGCGGCACGAAAATGAAGGTGGAAAAGACAAGCAGGAAGACAAGAAACAGGATTAA
- a CDS encoding carboxymuconolactone decarboxylase family protein: protein MSTPLIQPVNESDAVDKVAQTFERIREVLELSEVPEIFRYFANVPALLHDYFMNFRKFVLSEGKLDLKTKLLVASAACGHMGCQAWLSFLKPYAERAGVNSTEVIEAMAVGSTNSMYNVLFKFRDISGSDVFDGMSVGLRAHTFSGTSLTHQTVELINLSLSNLNGCKPCTSSHVAKARQLEISDEAIYEAVQCAATIVCGSQFLRSVGVN, encoded by the coding sequence ATGTCTACACCTCTTATCCAGCCAGTTAACGAATCGGATGCCGTGGACAAGGTCGCACAAACCTTTGAGCGGATTCGTGAGGTTCTTGAGTTGTCAGAGGTGCCCGAGATCTTCCGCTATTTCGCAAATGTGCCAGCCTTGTTGCACGACTACTTCATGAATTTCCGCAAGTTTGTGCTGAGCGAAGGAAAACTGGATCTGAAAACAAAACTGCTGGTCGCTTCAGCGGCATGCGGGCACATGGGCTGCCAGGCATGGCTGTCGTTCCTGAAGCCATACGCTGAACGTGCGGGTGTCAATTCGACGGAAGTCATTGAAGCCATGGCAGTTGGATCAACAAACTCCATGTACAATGTGCTGTTCAAGTTCCGCGATATCAGCGGATCAGACGTGTTTGACGGGATGTCTGTCGGACTGCGAGCCCATACATTCAGCGGGACATCTCTGACCCATCAAACGGTGGAACTGATCAACCTCTCACTCAGCAACCTGAACGGATGTAAACCCTGTACATCCTCCCACGTTGCGAAGGCACGTCAGCTGGAAATCTCGGACGAAGCGATCTACGAAGCCGTTCAGTGTGCCGCAACCATTGTCTGTGGCAGCCAGTTTCTTCGGTCTGTCGGCGTCAATTGA
- a CDS encoding DUF1559 domain-containing protein has protein sequence MGRTIFGRQRFGQRPQRGGFSLVDLAVSVAIVATLLALILPSIRVTRGSSHLLSCRNNLKNLALAMHNYAGAHQGHLPASQRFQHRDGGRFRPMQNWVVSLLPYVDRRDIADRWNFDQPFDSPANSELGSIPVRVLYCPDDTTRPSEPRQLSYVVNHGYMSVGAKDNFWDAGQINWNRNNTTNSMATPDIDAEDADAHRDTGMFWQVREPGADSAMITRSWSHGSFSLDRVYDGSSQTILLSENSHAGLANAGPKANWASPNWRRCTFVLPIAPYDQGPANYRNPFDSISKASSSIGVSSVVNGTAAGLGSENDVRFAAPNSQHPNGVNVAWVDGSVGFVSEDIAPSVYARLVSPAGSRPRSPESAIETQEDLSDQDF, from the coding sequence ATGGGGCGAACGATATTCGGGCGGCAGAGATTCGGGCAACGACCGCAACGCGGTGGATTTTCACTTGTGGACCTGGCCGTTTCTGTGGCCATCGTTGCAACACTGCTGGCATTGATTCTGCCGTCAATTCGAGTCACACGCGGTTCATCGCATCTGTTGTCGTGCCGGAATAACCTGAAGAATCTCGCACTGGCGATGCACAACTACGCGGGTGCTCATCAGGGTCATTTGCCGGCATCACAACGATTTCAGCACCGCGACGGCGGGAGGTTCCGCCCCATGCAGAATTGGGTTGTATCTCTTCTGCCGTACGTGGACCGCAGAGATATTGCCGATCGATGGAATTTCGACCAACCCTTTGATAGCCCTGCAAATTCAGAGCTGGGTTCGATTCCTGTTCGCGTTTTGTATTGCCCCGATGATACGACCAGACCATCGGAGCCCCGCCAGTTGAGTTACGTCGTGAACCATGGTTACATGTCGGTCGGTGCAAAGGACAATTTTTGGGATGCCGGTCAGATCAACTGGAATCGCAATAACACCACCAATTCTATGGCCACACCTGACATCGACGCTGAAGATGCAGACGCCCACCGTGATACGGGCATGTTCTGGCAAGTGCGTGAACCTGGCGCCGACTCCGCGATGATCACCAGATCGTGGAGTCACGGAAGCTTTTCTCTGGATAGAGTCTACGATGGCAGCAGCCAAACCATCCTGCTCTCTGAAAACTCACACGCTGGTCTTGCCAACGCCGGTCCCAAAGCCAACTGGGCAAGCCCAAACTGGCGGCGTTGCACGTTTGTGCTGCCAATTGCTCCGTACGATCAGGGGCCTGCTAATTATCGAAACCCATTCGATTCAATTTCGAAAGCAAGCAGTTCGATCGGTGTCAGCTCTGTTGTCAATGGGACCGCCGCCGGACTGGGATCGGAAAATGATGTCCGATTCGCGGCCCCGAATTCCCAGCATCCCAACGGTGTCAATGTTGCATGGGTTGATGGATCGGTGGGATTCGTCAGCGAAGATATCGCGCCATCGGTTTACGCTCGACTCGTCTCCCCCGCCGGTTCGCGGCCGCGAAGCCCCGAGTCGGCAATCGAAACACAGGAAGATCTCAGCGATCAGGATTTCTAA